The Streptomyces laurentii genome contains a region encoding:
- a CDS encoding acetyl-coenzyme A carboxyl transferase alpha chain (Acetyl-CoA carboxylase alpha subunit [Lipid metabolism]; cl17345;~Acetyl-CoA carboxylase, carboxyltransferase component (subunits alpha and beta) [Lipid metabolism];~acetyl-coenzyme A carboxyl transferase alpha chain or Acetyl-coenzyme A carboxyl transferase beta chain; Pro pionyl-CoA carboxylase beta chain [Streptomyces venezuelae ATCC10712];~identified by MetaGeneAnnotator; putative;~malonate decarboxylase subunit beta; Reviewed; cl17682), whose amino-acid sequence MTVVDQTPSEPVDARGRVAELHELREQARRGPSDRATEAQHAKGKLTARERVDLLLDPGSFNEVEQLRRHRAQGFGLEAKKPYTDGVITGWGTVEGRTVFVYAHDFRIFGGALGEAHATKIHKIMDMAIAAGAPLVSLNDGAGARIQEGVSALAGYGGIFQRNTKASGVIPQISVMLGPCAGGAAYSPALTDFVFMVRETSQMFITGPDVVKAVTGEEITQNGLGGADVHAETSGVAHFAYDDEETCIAEVRYLLSMLPQNNRENPPVVASEDPADRRSDILLDLVPADGNRPYDMHKVIEELVDDGDFLEIHERWARNIVCALARLDGQVVGIVANQPQTLAGVLDIEASEKAARFVQMCDAFNIPIITLLDVPGFLPGVDQEHGGIIRHGAKLLYAYCNATVPRISLILRKAYGGAYIVMDSQSIGADLTYAWPTNEIAVMGAEGAANVIFRRQIAEAEDSEAMRTRMVKEYKAELMHPYYAAERGLVDDVIDPAETREVLIKSLAMLRTKHADLPSRKHGNPPQ is encoded by the coding sequence ATGACCGTTGTGGACCAGACCCCGAGCGAGCCCGTTGACGCCCGCGGCCGTGTGGCCGAGCTGCACGAGCTGCGCGAGCAGGCCCGGCGCGGCCCGAGCGACCGCGCGACCGAGGCCCAGCACGCGAAGGGCAAGCTGACCGCCCGCGAGCGGGTGGACCTGCTGCTGGACCCCGGTTCGTTCAACGAGGTGGAGCAGCTGCGCCGGCACCGCGCGCAGGGCTTCGGCCTGGAGGCCAAGAAGCCGTACACCGACGGTGTCATCACCGGCTGGGGCACGGTCGAGGGCCGGACGGTCTTCGTCTACGCGCACGACTTCCGGATCTTCGGCGGCGCCCTGGGCGAGGCCCACGCCACGAAGATCCACAAGATCATGGACATGGCCATCGCGGCCGGTGCCCCGCTGGTCTCCCTGAACGACGGCGCCGGCGCCCGTATCCAGGAGGGCGTGTCCGCCCTCGCCGGTTACGGCGGCATCTTCCAGCGCAACACCAAGGCGTCCGGTGTCATCCCGCAGATCAGCGTGATGCTCGGCCCGTGCGCCGGCGGCGCCGCCTACAGCCCGGCGCTGACCGACTTCGTCTTCATGGTCCGCGAGACCTCGCAGATGTTCATCACCGGCCCGGACGTCGTCAAGGCCGTCACCGGCGAGGAGATCACCCAGAACGGCCTGGGCGGTGCCGACGTGCACGCCGAGACCAGCGGCGTGGCGCACTTCGCGTACGACGACGAGGAGACCTGCATCGCCGAGGTGCGCTACCTCCTGTCGATGCTCCCGCAGAACAACCGCGAGAACCCGCCGGTCGTGGCCTCCGAGGACCCGGCCGACCGCCGCTCCGACATCCTGCTCGACCTGGTGCCCGCCGACGGCAACCGCCCGTACGACATGCACAAGGTCATCGAGGAGCTCGTCGACGACGGCGACTTCCTGGAGATCCACGAGCGCTGGGCCCGCAACATCGTCTGCGCCCTGGCCCGTCTCGACGGCCAGGTCGTCGGCATCGTCGCCAACCAGCCGCAGACGCTGGCCGGCGTCCTCGACATCGAGGCGTCGGAGAAGGCCGCCCGCTTCGTTCAGATGTGCGACGCCTTCAATATCCCGATCATCACTCTTTTGGACGTACCCGGCTTCCTGCCCGGCGTCGACCAGGAGCACGGTGGAATCATCCGTCACGGCGCGAAGCTGCTCTACGCGTACTGCAACGCGACCGTGCCGCGGATCTCGCTGATCCTGCGCAAGGCATACGGCGGCGCGTACATCGTCATGGACTCCCAGTCGATCGGCGCCGACCTGACGTACGCCTGGCCCACCAACGAAATCGCGGTCATGGGCGCCGAAGGTGCCGCGAACGTCATCTTCCGCCGCCAGATCGCGGAGGCAGAGGACTCGGAGGCCATGCGCACCCGCATGGTCAAGGAGTACAAGGCCGAGCTCATGCACCCGTACTACGCCGCGGAGCGCGGTCTCGTCGACGACGTCATCGACCCGGCCGAGACCCGCGAGGTGCTGATCAAGTCCCTCGCCATGCTCCGCACCAAGCACGCCGATCTGCCGTCCCGCAAGCACGGCAACCCGCCTCAGTAA
- a CDS encoding hypothetical protein (identified by MetaGeneAnnotator; putative;~predicted protein [Streptomyces sp. C]): protein MTTPATANLLRVEKGHAEPEELAAITAVLLARAAARPAQPAYTRRTPVGWRRLERENGFVAPHSWR, encoded by the coding sequence GTGACCACGCCCGCCACAGCCAACCTGCTCCGCGTCGAGAAGGGCCACGCCGAGCCCGAGGAGCTGGCCGCCATCACCGCGGTCCTGCTCGCCCGCGCCGCGGCCCGCCCGGCCCAGCCGGCCTACACCCGCCGCACCCCGGTCGGCTGGCGCCGACTGGAGCGCGAGAACGGCTTCGTCGCCCCGCACAGCTGGCGCTGA
- a CDS encoding ATP/GTP-binding protein (ATP/GTP-binding protein [Streptomyces albus J1074];~Conserved hypothetical ATP binding protein; pfam03029;~G3 box;~G4 box;~G5 box;~GTP/Mg2+ binding site [chemical binding];~Rat sarcoma (Ras)-like superfamily of small guanosine triphosphatases (GTPases); cd00882;~Switch I region;~Switch II region;~identified by MetaGeneAnnotator; putative), producing MDFASSSGGAARSTTSAKIVVAGGFGVGKTTFVGAVSEINPLRTEAVMTSASAGIDDLTHTGDKTTTTVAMDFGRITLDQDLILYLFGTPGQDRFWFMWDDLVRGAIGAVVLVDTRRLADCFPAVDYFENSGLPFVIALNGFDGHQPYAPEEVREALQIGPDTPIITTDARHRADAKSALITLVEHALMARLR from the coding sequence GTGGACTTCGCAAGCTCTAGCGGCGGCGCGGCCCGTTCAACCACCAGCGCGAAGATCGTGGTGGCGGGTGGCTTCGGCGTGGGCAAGACCACGTTCGTGGGCGCCGTCTCGGAGATCAACCCGCTGCGGACCGAGGCCGTCATGACGTCCGCCTCGGCGGGCATCGACGACCTGACGCACACGGGCGACAAGACGACGACGACTGTCGCCATGGACTTCGGCCGCATCACCCTGGACCAGGACCTGATCCTGTACCTCTTCGGTACGCCGGGTCAGGACCGTTTCTGGTTCATGTGGGACGACCTGGTGCGCGGCGCGATCGGCGCCGTCGTCCTGGTCGACACCCGGCGGCTCGCCGACTGCTTCCCCGCGGTCGACTACTTCGAGAACTCCGGCCTGCCGTTCGTCATCGCCCTCAACGGCTTCGACGGCCACCAGCCCTACGCCCCCGAAGAGGTCCGCGAGGCGCTCCAGATCGGGCCCGACACCCCGATCATCACCACCGACGCCCGCCACCGCGCGGACGCCAAGAGCGCCCTCATCACCCTCGTCGAGCACGCGCTGATGGCCCGCCTGCGGTAA
- a CDS encoding multi-component regulatory system-7 (Protein of unknown function (DUF742); pfam05331;~identified by MetaGeneAnnotator; putative;~multi-component regulatory system-7 [Streptomyces sp. PAMC26508]), with the protein MGTPPGASPYNGYDAHQAPLGEAAQNPYGFSSTPNRGATPTPPYRQPQARNGPYAQAGPSGQGGPGARGGQSGYGGQGGYGGQGGYGGQSGTSATGGNNPLVRPYAMTGGRTRPRYQLAIEALVSTTADPSRLQGQLPEHQRICRLCFEIKSVAEISALLSIPLGVARILVADLAEAGLVAIHQPGGDEAAGGQPDVTLLERVLSGLRKL; encoded by the coding sequence GTGGGCACACCCCCGGGCGCAAGCCCCTACAACGGATATGACGCGCACCAGGCCCCGTTGGGCGAGGCCGCGCAGAACCCGTACGGCTTTTCTTCCACGCCGAACAGAGGCGCCACTCCCACGCCGCCCTACCGGCAGCCGCAGGCCCGGAACGGCCCCTACGCGCAGGCCGGTCCGTCCGGCCAGGGCGGACCGGGCGCTCGGGGCGGTCAGAGCGGCTACGGTGGCCAGGGCGGTTACGGCGGTCAGGGCGGTTACGGCGGTCAGAGCGGCACGAGCGCGACGGGCGGGAACAACCCGCTGGTCCGTCCGTACGCGATGACCGGTGGCCGGACCCGGCCGCGTTACCAGCTCGCCATCGAGGCGCTGGTCAGCACGACGGCCGATCCGTCCCGGCTGCAGGGGCAGTTGCCCGAGCACCAGCGGATCTGCCGGCTGTGCTTCGAGATCAAGTCCGTGGCGGAAATCTCGGCACTGCTCTCCATTCCCCTCGGCGTTGCCCGGATTCTCGTCGCCGACCTGGCCGAGGCCGGACTTGTCGCCATCCACCAGCCCGGCGGCGACGAGGCCGCCGGTGGACAGCCAGACGTGACACTGCTCGAAAGGGTGCTCAGTGGACTTCGCAAGCTCTAG
- a CDS encoding roadblock/LC7 family protein (Roadblock/LC7 domain; cl00886;~identified by MetaGeneAnnotator; putative;~roadblock/LC7 family protein [Amycolatopsis mediterranei U32]): MSPMSQAAQNLNWLITNFVDNTPGVSHTVVVSADGLLLAMSEGFPRDRADQLAAVASGLTSLTAGASRIFEGGAVNQTVVEMERGFLFIMSISDGSSLAVLSHPESDIGLVGYEMALLVDRAGGVLTPDLRAELQGSLLN, translated from the coding sequence GTGAGCCCGATGAGCCAGGCGGCGCAGAATCTGAACTGGTTGATCACCAACTTCGTGGACAACACCCCTGGGGTGTCCCACACGGTGGTGGTCTCCGCCGACGGACTCCTGCTCGCGATGTCCGAGGGGTTCCCCCGGGACCGCGCCGACCAGCTTGCGGCCGTCGCCTCCGGACTGACCTCGCTGACCGCGGGCGCGTCCCGGATCTTCGAGGGCGGTGCGGTCAACCAGACCGTGGTGGAGATGGAGCGCGGCTTCCTCTTCATCATGTCCATCTCGGACGGCTCCTCGCTGGCCGTGCTCTCCCACCCCGAGTCCGACATCGGTCTCGTGGGCTATGAGATGGCGCTGCTCGTGGACCGCGCGGGCGGCGTGCTGACCCCCGACCTGCGGGCCGAACTCCAGGGAAGTCTGCTCAACTGA
- a CDS encoding membrane protein (ATP binding site [chemical binding];~G-X-G motif;~Histidine kinase, Adenylyl cyclase, Methyl-accepting protein, and Phosphatase (HAMP) domain. HAMP isa signaling domain which occurs in a wide variety of signaling proteins, many of which are bacterial. The HAMP domain consists of two alpha helices...; cl01054;~Histidine kinase-like ATPases; This family includes several ATP-binding proteins for example: histidine kinase, DNA gyrase B, topoisomerases, heat shock protein HSP90, phytochrome-like ATPases and DNA mismatch repair proteins; cd00075;~Mg2+ binding site [ion binding];~Nitrate and nitrite sensing; pfam08376;~Signal transduction histidine kinase [Signal transduction mechanisms]; COG0642;~identified by MetaGeneAnnotator; putative;~membrane protein [Streptomyces pristinaespiralis ATCC25486]), translated as MPPPDEPAPPAPDPGRPGSTSKLSPRNWRVPTRLNAILLIPALVGLVMGGFQVKSSIDTWQEAQDAEKTALIVGAAAEYSQALLNERDLTAEPLLKAKSPQDRSASEITKAYAATDSAKATFDQAVANMPGGEGMRRRLGLFRQAEPKLQELRKIAYTRALDPVDTQVGYTEVQHYLMEFSNELGLGTGNITSYGRTVYALQLSKGAESLQRSIGTQLLVRPSKKEDVFAQQSVAFNSYNYLEQIALGEYTSGGTQADMDRLQEVMAGKSAEGTKKMAAQGIELPKGSGKDTSVFAGMAQAIGSAKDASAIEDLKARGITADTWMAVATAKFDGYTEVEKELVDRAVTEAADISDSARTDAWVNGAVVLVSLLAAFVIAGLMARQMSRSMRRLRTAAFGIAEQRLPMLVDQLSRTEPGRVDTRVQPIPIDTHDEIGEVARAFDQVHREAVRLAAEQAMLRGNVNAIFTNLSRRNQSLIEGQLSLITDLENNEADPDQLDNLFKLDHLATRMRRNGENLLVLAGEEPGRRWDQPVPLVDVMRAAASEVEQYERVDLEGVPEAEIHGQAVTDLVHLLAELLENATTFSSPQTKVRVTATRLPDGRVMVEIHDKGIGLTAEDFADINHRLANPPTVDVAVSQRMGLFVVGRLADRHGIRVQLRPSGEQAGTTSLVMLPDAITHGGGGEHQPLHDDFTVSQMIPQQELPAFDPQSQPMRTAAELGFDDSQYEEPGDGRRMDPVGRSLIREERRAALEAQLHQADGRPLFRDEIDPAAAPQGYVPQEHEQAYAADYPAGYAQAQEGYAYPQQAQPEYPGGQSYEVPQPGQPAQPGLPGQPVHEGYEGYEQPAGAYQNQPNQPYAEAGYDIGAAGHAGYDNAFESQAYQGEWQQQPGHDEGYAQEFGSESESGRLAPEQDAERVGFDRPGPASSPASSPAPDAGHALTDAGLPRRGSAAPQAAQAPQAAQPARPAGEAGGDNEAEGSDGWLSSNDERWQRAEKLRDPKAGGVTSSGLPRRVPKANLVEGTAEHTPQGGPQVSRAPEDVRGRLSNLRRGVQQGRNAGTDTNGSGLGPGSTYNQER; from the coding sequence GTGCCGCCCCCGGACGAGCCCGCACCCCCGGCCCCCGACCCGGGACGCCCGGGCAGCACCAGCAAGCTGTCGCCGCGCAACTGGCGCGTGCCCACCCGGCTGAACGCCATCCTCCTCATCCCCGCGCTCGTCGGACTGGTCATGGGCGGCTTCCAGGTGAAGTCCTCCATCGACACCTGGCAGGAAGCGCAGGACGCCGAGAAGACCGCGCTCATCGTGGGCGCCGCCGCGGAGTACAGCCAGGCGCTGCTGAACGAGCGTGACCTCACCGCCGAACCGCTCCTCAAGGCCAAGAGCCCGCAGGACCGTTCCGCCTCCGAGATCACCAAGGCGTACGCCGCCACCGACTCCGCCAAGGCCACGTTCGACCAGGCCGTCGCGAACATGCCGGGCGGCGAGGGCATGCGACGCCGGCTCGGGCTGTTCCGCCAGGCCGAGCCCAAGCTCCAGGAGCTGCGCAAGATCGCGTACACCCGGGCGCTCGACCCCGTCGACACCCAGGTCGGCTACACCGAGGTCCAGCACTACCTGATGGAGTTCTCCAACGAACTCGGTCTGGGCACCGGCAACATCACCAGCTACGGCCGTACCGTCTACGCCCTCCAGCTCTCCAAGGGCGCCGAGTCGCTCCAGCGCTCCATCGGCACCCAGCTGCTCGTCCGTCCCAGTAAGAAGGAGGACGTGTTCGCGCAGCAGTCGGTTGCCTTCAACTCGTACAACTATCTGGAGCAGATCGCCCTCGGCGAGTACACCTCCGGCGGCACCCAGGCCGACATGGACCGGCTCCAGGAGGTCATGGCCGGCAAGTCGGCCGAGGGCACCAAGAAGATGGCCGCCCAGGGCATCGAACTGCCGAAGGGTTCCGGCAAGGACACCTCGGTCTTCGCCGGCATGGCGCAGGCCATCGGCTCGGCCAAGGACGCCTCCGCCATCGAGGACCTGAAGGCGCGCGGCATCACCGCCGACACCTGGATGGCCGTCGCCACCGCCAAGTTCGACGGGTACACCGAGGTCGAGAAGGAGCTTGTCGACCGGGCCGTGACCGAGGCCGCCGACATCTCCGACAGCGCGCGGACGGACGCCTGGGTCAACGGCGCCGTCGTGCTGGTCTCGCTGCTCGCCGCCTTCGTCATCGCCGGGCTCATGGCCCGCCAGATGAGCCGCTCGATGCGCCGGCTGCGCACCGCCGCCTTCGGCATCGCCGAGCAGCGGCTGCCGATGCTGGTCGACCAGCTGTCGCGGACCGAGCCGGGCCGGGTCGACACCCGTGTCCAGCCCATCCCCATCGACACCCACGACGAGATCGGCGAAGTCGCCCGCGCCTTCGACCAGGTGCACCGCGAGGCCGTCCGGCTCGCCGCCGAGCAGGCGATGCTCCGCGGCAACGTCAACGCGATCTTCACCAACCTGTCGCGCCGCAACCAGTCGCTGATCGAGGGCCAGCTGAGCCTCATCACCGACCTGGAGAACAACGAGGCCGACCCGGACCAGCTGGACAACCTCTTCAAGCTGGACCACCTGGCCACCCGTATGCGCCGCAACGGCGAGAACCTCCTCGTCCTCGCCGGCGAGGAGCCGGGCCGCCGCTGGGACCAGCCGGTCCCGCTGGTCGACGTGATGCGCGCCGCCGCCTCCGAGGTGGAGCAGTACGAGCGCGTCGACCTGGAGGGCGTGCCGGAGGCCGAGATCCACGGCCAGGCCGTGACCGACCTCGTCCACCTGCTCGCCGAGCTGCTGGAGAACGCCACCACGTTCTCCTCCCCGCAGACCAAGGTCCGGGTCACCGCGACCCGGCTGCCCGACGGCCGCGTGATGGTCGAGATCCACGACAAGGGCATCGGCCTCACCGCCGAGGACTTCGCGGACATCAACCACAGGCTGGCCAACCCGCCGACGGTGGACGTCGCCGTCTCGCAGCGCATGGGCCTGTTCGTGGTCGGCCGGCTGGCCGACCGGCACGGCATCCGCGTCCAGCTGCGCCCCTCGGGCGAGCAGGCCGGCACCACGTCGCTGGTCATGCTGCCGGACGCGATCACGCACGGTGGCGGTGGCGAGCACCAGCCGCTGCACGACGACTTCACCGTCTCGCAGATGATCCCGCAGCAGGAGCTGCCGGCCTTCGACCCGCAGTCGCAGCCGATGCGCACCGCGGCCGAACTCGGCTTCGACGACTCGCAGTACGAGGAGCCGGGCGACGGCCGGCGGATGGACCCGGTGGGCCGCTCGCTGATACGCGAGGAGCGCCGGGCCGCCCTTGAGGCGCAGCTCCACCAGGCCGACGGCCGCCCGCTGTTCCGCGACGAGATCGACCCCGCGGCCGCGCCGCAGGGCTACGTACCGCAGGAGCACGAGCAGGCCTACGCCGCGGATTACCCGGCCGGCTACGCGCAGGCGCAGGAAGGTTACGCCTACCCGCAGCAGGCGCAGCCGGAGTACCCCGGCGGACAGTCGTACGAGGTCCCGCAGCCCGGTCAGCCGGCGCAGCCGGGACTCCCGGGGCAGCCGGTCCACGAGGGCTACGAGGGGTACGAGCAGCCTGCCGGCGCCTACCAGAACCAGCCGAACCAGCCGTATGCGGAAGCCGGATACGACATCGGCGCGGCCGGTCATGCGGGATACGACAACGCCTTCGAATCCCAGGCCTACCAGGGTGAGTGGCAGCAGCAGCCGGGTCATGACGAGGGTTACGCACAGGAGTTCGGATCGGAATCGGAATCCGGCCGTCTCGCCCCCGAACAGGACGCCGAGCGCGTAGGCTTCGACCGTCCGGGTCCCGCGTCGAGTCCCGCCTCGAGTCCCGCCCCGGACGCCGGCCACGCACTGACCGACGCCGGTCTGCCGCGCCGCGGCAGTGCCGCCCCCCAGGCGGCGCAGGCCCCGCAGGCGGCCCAGCCCGCGCGTCCGGCCGGTGAGGCCGGCGGCGACAACGAAGCCGAAGGTTCCGACGGCTGGCTCTCGTCGAACGACGAGCGCTGGCAGCGGGCCGAGAAGCTCCGCGACCCGAAGGCGGGTGGAGTCACCTCCTCCGGTCTTCCCCGACGGGTCCCCAAGGCCAACCTGGTCGAGGGCACCGCGGAGCACACCCCGCAGGGCGGCCCCCAGGTCTCCCGCGCACCCGAGGACGTGCGGGGCAGGTTGAGCAACCTGCGCCGCGGTGTCCAGCAGGGACGGAACGCGGGGACGGATACGAACGGATCGGGCCTCGGCCCGGGTAGTACCTACAACCAGGAGCGTTAG
- a CDS encoding hypothetical protein (identified by MetaGeneAnnotator; putative;~sequence version:1) yields the protein MAFSRVGTRQLRGDSLLVLPGRPGSGAGGAGSSGGGTAARDGGVKLPRVCCSAELSLLRLTRQPLGAGTYVVPGLSFRAVLLGSS from the coding sequence ATGGCGTTCAGCCGGGTGGGCACGCGCCAGTTGCGCGGCGACAGCTTGCTGGTGCTGCCCGGGCGTCCCGGGTCGGGGGCCGGGGGTGCGGGCTCGTCCGGGGGCGGCACCGCCGCGCGGGACGGCGGCGTGAAGTTGCCCCGCGTCTGTTGCTCCGCGGAGCTTTCCTTGCTTCGCCTCACTCGACAACCTCTCGGCGCCGGCACCTACGTCGTGCCGGGTCTTTCGTTCAGGGCCGTACTACTCGGGAGTTCATGA
- a CDS encoding ATP/GTP-binding protein (ATP/GTP-binding protein [Streptomyces albus J1074];~Conserved hypothetical ATP binding protein; pfam03029;~G3 box;~G4 box;~G5 box;~GTP/Mg2+ binding site [chemical binding];~Rat sarcoma (Ras)-like superfamily of small guanosine triphosphatases (GTPases); cd00882;~Switch I region;~Switch II region;~identified by MetaGeneAnnotator; putative), with protein MDFASSSGGTASAGRSTTSAKIVVAGGFGVGKTTFVGAVSEINPLRTEAVMTSASAGIDDLTHTGSKSTTTVAMDFGRITLDQDLILYLFGTPGQDRFWFMWDDLVRGAIGAVVLVDTRRLADCFPAVDYFENSGLPFVIALNGFDGQQPYAPEEVREALQIGPDAPIITTDARHRADAKSALITLVEHALMARLK; from the coding sequence GTGGACTTCGCAAGCTCTAGTGGCGGTACCGCCTCGGCGGGCCGTTCGACCACCAGCGCGAAGATCGTGGTGGCGGGTGGCTTCGGCGTGGGCAAGACCACGTTCGTCGGCGCCGTCTCCGAGATCAACCCGCTGCGGACCGAGGCCGTCATGACGTCCGCCTCGGCGGGCATCGACGACCTGACGCACACCGGGTCGAAGTCCACGACCACGGTGGCGATGGACTTCGGCCGCATCACGCTGGACCAGGACCTGATCCTGTATCTGTTCGGTACGCCGGGTCAGGACCGTTTCTGGTTCATGTGGGACGACCTGGTGCGCGGCGCGATCGGTGCCGTGGTGCTCGTGGACACCCGCCGGCTGGCGGACTGCTTCCCGGCCGTGGACTACTTCGAGAACTCCGGTCTGCCGTTCGTCATCGCCCTCAACGGCTTCGACGGGCAGCAGCCGTACGCCCCCGAAGAGGTCCGCGAGGCGCTCCAGATCGGGCCCGACGCGCCGATCATCACGACCGACGCCCGCCACCGCGCGGACGCCAAGAGCGCCCTCATCACCCTGGTGGAACACGCCCTGATGGCGCGCCTGAAGTAG
- a CDS encoding hypothetical protein (DUF742 domain-containing protein [Streptomyces fulvissimus DSM40593];~Protein of unknown function (DUF742); pfam05331;~identified by MetaGeneAnnotator; putative): protein MTPPPASHDPYGSSHDDGYGDGGDQPLVRPYAMTGGRTRPRYQLAIEALVSTTADPAHMATLLPEHQRICHLCREVKSVAEVSALLSMPLGVARILVADLAEAGLVAIHQPGNGEAGGTPDVTLLERVLSGLRKL from the coding sequence ATGACCCCGCCCCCCGCCTCTCACGATCCGTACGGCTCGTCACATGACGATGGCTACGGCGATGGAGGCGACCAGCCGCTGGTCCGTCCGTACGCGATGACCGGCGGCCGGACCCGGCCGCGCTACCAGCTCGCCATCGAGGCGCTGGTCAGCACCACGGCCGACCCGGCACACATGGCCACCCTGCTCCCGGAGCACCAGCGGATCTGCCACCTGTGCCGTGAGGTGAAGTCGGTGGCCGAGGTCTCGGCCCTGCTGTCGATGCCGCTCGGTGTGGCCCGCATCCTCGTCGCCGACCTGGCCGAGGCGGGTCTGGTGGCCATCCACCAGCCGGGCAACGGAGAGGCCGGCGGCACGCCGGACGTGACACTGCTCGAAAGGGTGCTCAGTGGACTTCGCAAGCTCTAG
- a CDS encoding roadblock/LC7 family protein (Roadblock/LC7 domain; cl00886;~identified by MetaGeneAnnotator; putative;~roadblock/LC7 family protein [Amycolatopsis mediterranei U32]) encodes MSAMSQAAQNLNWLITNFVDNTPGVSHTVVVSADGLLLAMSEGFPRDRADQLAAVASGLTSLTAGASRIFEGGPVAQTVVEMERGFLFLMSVSDGSSLAVLAHPECDIGLVGYEMALLVDRAGTVLTPDLRAELQGSLLH; translated from the coding sequence TTGAGCGCGATGAGCCAGGCGGCGCAGAATCTGAACTGGTTGATCACCAACTTCGTGGACAACACCCCCGGGGTGTCCCACACGGTGGTGGTCTCCGCCGACGGTCTGCTCCTTGCCATGTCCGAAGGGTTCCCCCGCGACCGCGCCGACCAGCTCGCGGCGGTCGCCTCCGGACTGACCTCGCTGACCGCGGGGGCGTCCCGGATCTTCGAGGGCGGACCGGTCGCCCAGACCGTGGTGGAGATGGAGCGCGGCTTCCTCTTCCTGATGTCGGTCTCGGACGGTTCCTCGCTGGCCGTTCTGGCGCACCCCGAGTGCGACATCGGCCTGGTGGGCTACGAGATGGCGCTTCTCGTGGACCGGGCGGGCACGGTGCTCACCCCGGATCTGCGGGCGGAGTTGCAGGGCAGCCTGCTCCACTAG